The Kineosporia sp. NBRC 101731 genome has a window encoding:
- a CDS encoding crosslink repair DNA glycosylase YcaQ family protein, whose protein sequence is MNLTRENVLGYRFRAQGLDRDGGVEGLLGLGIQDTPAGTAATALAARGAERPPGTRIVWSWRGAPHVHAEADLKRLAAATWPVDDADATRRISNPRIKEGARRGLEAFVAAATALREAVTEKLPKGEVSRRVSATVPDDLNFDCPTCESRHISGGLFQLVGVAAGVEVVTQGRSTFLQPLPAALRRREIPRAGSGLDEMLLRYLHVNGPVSSAALAAHAGMTATALKPHLPAGLVEVSAGNTGKVWAPEGDLEDLRRDARPEAVRLLPGGDPWLTVRDRDLVVPGAEQHRAIYTSLSNPGVVLVNGDVTGTWRAKRAGRVLDLEITAFGDLSAAVKQQVEQEARLIAPARAAQDARVRYA, encoded by the coding sequence ATGAACCTGACCAGGGAGAACGTGCTCGGGTACCGGTTCCGGGCGCAGGGGCTCGACCGTGACGGCGGTGTCGAGGGGTTGCTGGGCCTCGGGATCCAGGACACCCCCGCCGGAACCGCGGCGACCGCACTCGCGGCCCGGGGCGCCGAACGCCCGCCCGGGACCCGCATCGTCTGGTCGTGGCGCGGTGCCCCGCACGTGCACGCCGAGGCCGACCTGAAACGGCTGGCCGCGGCCACCTGGCCGGTGGACGACGCCGACGCCACACGCCGCATCAGCAACCCCCGCATCAAGGAAGGCGCCCGACGGGGACTCGAGGCCTTCGTCGCCGCGGCCACGGCCCTGCGCGAGGCCGTCACCGAGAAGCTGCCGAAGGGCGAGGTGAGCCGCCGGGTCAGCGCCACCGTGCCCGACGACCTCAACTTCGACTGCCCCACCTGCGAGTCCCGGCACATCAGTGGCGGCCTGTTCCAGCTCGTCGGGGTCGCGGCCGGTGTCGAGGTGGTCACGCAGGGCCGGTCAACCTTCCTGCAGCCCTTGCCGGCGGCCCTGCGCCGTCGCGAGATCCCGCGGGCCGGGAGCGGTCTGGACGAGATGCTGCTGCGGTACCTGCACGTCAACGGCCCGGTGTCGAGCGCGGCGCTCGCGGCCCACGCCGGGATGACGGCCACCGCGCTGAAGCCGCACCTGCCGGCCGGCCTGGTCGAGGTGAGCGCCGGGAACACCGGGAAAGTCTGGGCGCCGGAAGGCGACCTGGAGGATCTGCGTCGTGATGCGCGTCCTGAGGCAGTGCGGTTGCTGCCCGGAGGAGACCCCTGGCTGACGGTGCGCGACCGCGATCTGGTGGTACCCGGGGCCGAGCAGCACCGGGCGATCTACACGTCGCTGAGCAACCCCGGGGTGGTGCTGGTGAACGGCGACGTCACCGGCACCTGGCGGGCGAAACGTGCCGGGAGGGTGCTGGACCTCGAGATCACGGCGTTCGGCGACCTGTCCGCCGCGGTGAAGCAGCAGGTGGAGCAGGAGGCCCGGCTGATCGCCCCGGCCCGCGCGGCGCAGGACGCCCGGGTGCGTTACGCATAA
- a CDS encoding metallophosphoesterase — MSETPKLLAVSDLHIGYRENREITESLHPEGPGDWLIVAGDVAEKVEDVEWTLRLLAGRFAQVIWVPGNHELWTHPSDEVTLRGLARYERLVQLCREIGVLTPEDEFPVWTGDGGPVTIVPMFLLYDYSFLAPGTTTQEASLKRAYDTGVVCSDERFLHPDPYPAREDWCRARVEYTRERLEALSPDVRTVLINHWPVERHPNDILRYPQFAQWCGTSLSGDWHRRYRADVVVYGHLHIPRRTWMDGTRFEEVSVGYPREWRMWGQRSWLRQVLPVPEGVVAPEGGTDTTFHRLWPKPEDDAARA; from the coding sequence GTGTCCGAAACGCCAAAACTTCTCGCTGTCAGCGACCTGCACATCGGTTACCGGGAGAACCGGGAGATCACCGAGTCCCTGCACCCGGAGGGTCCCGGCGACTGGCTGATCGTCGCCGGCGACGTGGCCGAGAAGGTCGAGGACGTCGAGTGGACGCTCCGGCTGCTCGCGGGGCGCTTCGCCCAGGTGATCTGGGTGCCCGGCAACCACGAACTGTGGACGCACCCCAGCGACGAGGTCACGCTGCGCGGGCTCGCGCGCTACGAGCGGCTGGTCCAGCTGTGCCGCGAGATCGGTGTCCTCACGCCGGAGGACGAGTTCCCGGTGTGGACCGGCGACGGCGGCCCGGTGACGATCGTGCCGATGTTCCTGCTGTACGACTACTCGTTCCTGGCGCCGGGCACGACCACCCAGGAGGCCTCGCTCAAGCGGGCCTACGACACCGGCGTGGTCTGCTCGGACGAGCGTTTCCTGCACCCGGACCCCTATCCGGCCCGGGAGGACTGGTGCCGCGCCCGGGTCGAGTACACCCGCGAACGGCTCGAGGCACTGAGCCCCGACGTGCGCACGGTGCTCATCAACCACTGGCCGGTGGAGAGGCACCCCAACGACATCCTGCGGTACCCGCAGTTCGCGCAGTGGTGCGGCACCTCGCTGAGCGGTGACTGGCACCGGCGCTACCGGGCCGACGTGGTGGTCTACGGCCACCTGCACATCCCGCGGCGCACCTGGATGGACGGCACGCGCTTCGAGGAGGTCTCGGTGGGTTACCCGCGCGAGTGGCGGATGTGGGGGCAGCGCTCGTGGCTGCGCCAGGTGCTGCCGGTGCCCGAGGGTGTGGTGGCGCCGGAGGGTGGCACGGACACCACGTTTCACCGGTTGTGGCCCAAGCCCGAGGACGACGCCGCCCGGGCCTGA